Below is a window of Arabidopsis thaliana chromosome 2, partial sequence DNA.
TTTATTCGtataaagaaactttttttttcctcgtATAAATTCTAATTTTCGTTTCGTGGTTtgaattatactttttttgtttttatatataataattttcaattcaaCCGTTTCTCCGTGTTGAACTCTAGGCCTTTTTAATCTATGCCTTCATTTCTCAGATTCTTCTAAAGAAAAATTTCGCTTTTCTCTCTacttcaaaacttttgataatcttctttaaactttcttcttcgatctctctTTGTTAACTTTCTTTCGTTACGTCTCTCTCGTTCTCGTTATTTCTTATTCTCAGATCTTGGATTCACGACCATCTCGATCGTTGACCGTCGAATTTGGGTTCGGCtaaaaatccaatctttttttttccggtgaGAAGCTCGAGAGagtatataatttaataaaggGTACGTACGATTTTGGTTGAGTGTTTTGATGATGTTGACCCAATTTGTTGGGGTGTGAAGTATACTTATGGAACTGATTGTCACAATACAAGAagaacaacatcatcaacaaacaaGAATAATAAGATGACACTTTATATTCGTCGTGAATCTTCCAAGGTTCGTTGGTTTTTTCTCTTAATCCTAAGTCGAATCCTGggtttttcagatttttgacTGATTTGGGCTCTTTTGTTTGATAGCTATGGAAGAGATTTTGCTCTGAGATATCGACGGAGATTGGTCTTCTTGCTGAGAACTGGAAATATCTTCTCGCTGGTCTTATCTGTCAGGTTTCACCATCTTAAAACTCTATACTTTGATTCATTACTGAGAACTTTGATATGTTAGATTCGAGAGCTTTTGTAGATTTCAGAATAATTGGATCGATATTTCTTATGATGAGTGTTTAATGATGGCTGAAATGGAAAACTTAGGATACTTGTAATtatgattgttttgttaattgttataCATAGTAACTTTTATGAGAAAGTTTGTGCCTTTGCTTTCTCAGCTGAAACATGTGTGTTGGGTTTCGTTTTGAGTTCAACAATGTAGCATCTCCCATCTTGAGTTTCTTATGTGCAGTACATTCATGGTTTAGCTGCTAAAGGAGTTCATTATATTCATCGCCCGGGACCGACACTTCAGGATCTtggcttctttcttcttccggTTTGTCTCTTAGATATATTATCAGCTTAGCTATATGCTCTGTCCTGAGTTCACTATTCATCGGATTAGAATTGATGTCTTACTATTGCTTTGGTTTTTCCATTGTATAGGAGCTTGGTCAAGAGAGAAGCTACATAAGTGAAACCGTGTTCACTAGTGTGTTTCTTTCGTTTTTCCTGGTGAGTCTTTCGATTCTTGATAGTTTCCTCAGTATTCTAAGATTTATGTACGATTTGGCTCTCTTTCTGGTTATATGTTCTTAGTAATAGCTAAATCTTACTGTGACAGTTTTTGTATCAGATCAGCCATTACATTAGTACATTTCGATATTAACACTCCTTGTGCTTCTCTCTTGCAGTGGACTTTCCATCCATTCATtctgaaaaccaaaaagatataCACCGTTTTGATATGGTGCAGAGTTCTAGCATTCTTAGTTGTAAGTTCCTGCCTTAATAGTTATCGCTAGAACTATAATTTAAGCTTGTTGAGATTACTTTGTCTTGTTAATATTGAAGTTTATTgatgtttctgttttcaggCCTGCCAGTTTCTCCGTGTTATAACTTTCTATTCAACTCAGCTTCCTGGCCCTAACTATCACTGCCGTGAGGTAAATCAACTGAGATACGTACATACACAATGTCTCATCTGTCTAATCGGTTAAGCTTAATTTTGCGCACTTTTTTCTATAGGGCTCTAAAGTTTCTAGGTTGCCATGGCCCAAAAGCGCTCTTGAGGTTCTCGAGATTAACCGTGAGTCTACTACATATTTCTCTTTCCCCAGTCCTAGATTGTGTTTACAGgcatttctttgtttgtttatgttctcATGTGATGACTTTGATCTCATCAGCTCATGGGGTGATGTATGGATGCGGAGACCTGATTTTCTCATCGCACATGATATTCACTCTAGTCTTTGTCCGTACTTACCAGAAATATGGCACTAAAAGGTAAAACTTCTTTTGGCAACATCTTAAAGGCTTCTCTGTAAATCACATCTCTGCatcattcttttgtttatcCCATATCTCAGGTTCATAAAGCTGTTTGGGTGGCTCACTGCAATTGTGCAGAGCCTCTTGATCATTGCCTCTCGTAAACATTACAGTGTCGATGTAGTTGTTGCATGGTATGTTTTACTATCACACAAAAACTGACCCAATAAACATTTTCACTGAATACAGAGAGATATATTGACTTGTTGTGTTGATTCTTCCACTGTTTAGGTATACTGTGAATTTGGTGGTGTTCTGTCTAGACAAGAAATTACCAGGTTTGATCTCATAACCTTCTTCACTGAAGCTTAACACTATTTGTCTTATTTTTGCGGAGACATGGTTTCTCATATCTTCCTCAAACGTCAATACCACAGAATTACCAGATCGGACTGCTGTGTTGCTCCCAGTAATCTCAAAAGacagaacaaaagaagagaaccaCAAGCTGTTGAATGGAAACGGTGTTGACCCTGCTGATTGGGTACGCATCTGCATCTGTGTTTGTTCTCCTTCTTAATCTGAACAAATCCAATAGTTTGgtcttaaaatgttttttgttggtGCGGGTTGTAGAGACCGAGGGCTCAGGTGAACGGGAAGATTGACAGCAACGGAGTTCACACGGATAACACAATGAATGGCGCGTGAAAAGATCTAATTATATGAAAAGATGGACAGCAACAGTGTGTAGTTTTTATCTGCtgtgatgaagaaaatatCACAATTCTTGGCTTAAGATttccttgtaagcattttttGTTATAGACTTTACAACAGTAGTCATGGATATTGTTAGCCCGTGCCACTCCGGTTTTCTGGAATTGGCAACCCACAAATGATTGTCGTCTGtgatattaatatatatacccaACTAtattgtggaaaaaaaaaacaaatacccaactatataaaatatatcatgATTACATGACtatataaaaatcatcatcaacttgCTAGAACTCGAATTACATGGGTAAAGGTCCTGTTATTTTGAGTCATTAAGTAGACAAGAATTggtgtttcttttgttctagTAGATCAAGTCTCAATTGTATTCGGATCTTGAGTTATGCGGTGTTGTTTTTCCAGCACGGGAGAGGAGGAGGTTATGGGTTGGTTTTATAACGATTCAAGAGTGCGGAGGTGACTAGCTGAGTTTCGAGGAGTCTCGGGAAAAGGGAAGACGAACAAGAATGTTGTTAGCCTTCTTTACAGTGGTAGAAACCTCTATGATTTGTTTCGTTGACCAAATTCTTTTGCCTCACTCATTGTATGATcaaagaaagtgaaattttGTACCCATAATTAGTCGCATTCGGTTATCCATTCGGTTCCGGTTATATTCATTCGGTTATCAGTTTTTTCGGTTCTAAAATTTagtatccattcggttatATCGAAAgttcggttcggttttggttctttcggttttaaaatttaatatccattcggttattttgctttgaatattttcggttatttttagatattttcgattatttttagatattttcggatatttttggttatttttgaatatgtttactattttatatatatttcgattattttttaattatttagtatagaaataactaatatttttgaaaatatatttatatttcggATATTTTCGGTTACCCAAAATATTTCAGTTATTATCTATTTGGTTTCAGTTCTTTCGGTTATATAATTTACtatccattcggttatttttcaatttttggttcggttcggttattTTTGTTTCGGTTCGGTACATTCGGTTCTTGTTGTTTCCTATGGAAATCATCATGACCCTCTTGCTGAGCAGCTAAGAGTCCAATACTAACGGAAACTGCGAGGAGGAACCAGAGGAGGAAGGCTAGAAGACTGGCCATTCAGCAGGCAAAATAGCAAGCCAACACCCAACCTTCAAGtcaaaatacaaaatccaGAGAACAcaagataaaagagaagaatccCACAGAGATAGAGAGTGTTGATAAGGAGGGTGATAAGAAAGGTCTTCAACGCTTAGCAGCAATGGTGTAGAAGATAGataaaaagatagaaagaacGGTATGAGAAATGAAAGACCACTCAGAGAATACCATACAAACAACTTTATCAACCGATTTATTGAATTCGAGCCGGTTATACTTTAGAATTTAAGTTTTAGCTTTAAAAGTTTAGGTTAAGCTTTTCCTAATTAGGATGATAAACCGAAAGGTTAACAATATAGTTAGtgataaatgtaaaatctCTTACTTAACATATTGAGATTTACCAACAATGTtatggatttttttaaaattttttgttataaccatatgaatatatataattccaTATTGCTGTAATTATTTCACCAGTAATTGTGGTGGTTAGTTTTGATGGTTAGTGGCTTGTTCAGTCTTTGCACATAGTCGAATGTTCAAAATGCTAagaacatttgtttttaataagaCTCAAATAATTCAAAGACTCTCTAGTATGACCCAAATATGTAATTAGTGACTCTAATAATGCCCATAGGCGGTTAGGAATCTTAAGAAGTTGGCTAAAAGATTTGCCATAcagaataaaaatatgaaaaagaataagaataagaagaggaatatgaaaaaaaataataagaagaacCTTCATTTGTCCCTTCGACAGTAAGAAATAGAGAGTAGTGATAAGGAGGGTTAAGAGACTGATGAGAAGGGTCGTCAACTCTTCGCATAAATAATGCTGCAACATATCGATAAAAAACTAGCAACAACTGTCCAGGACATTCAAGGGCACTTAGAGAAAAGTATACAAAGCAACAGTTGATGCAGCAAATTCTAGCCGGTTGATTTCCGTTGGTCAAGACTCCAGTCTTCGGATGTTGTAGTATCTAACCACAAGCATCAATAGCACCAGCAATGATATGCATGGTAAGGTAGGTTATAGCACCACCAATGATATGCATGGTCAGGTAGGTTGTATGTCTGACAATGAAACTCTTATTCTAGATTTTGCTCATATCAGCCCCAATAGTATTCTTACTCCAGATTTTTGCtaatatcagaaaaaaaaaaaaaaaactgacatATTTGTAACAACAactacaaaatgaaaattttatctttctaGGTTTAATGTTTCTTACCGGGTGAAAATTCTATCCCTCTGAGTAACATCAGTAAAACTACTCTACGAATACCtgaacatacatatataaatcagAGAATATTTTCACTAAAAACCGgtcttttctaaaattttggCTCACTCATTCTGTtttgaggaaaagaaaattgtcAGCGGCTGCTACTAAACCCTCTTATCAAggcacctttttttttttttttttaataatgtcaTATCATACGATGACCTAGTGTCTTTCTTTGGGGCAAAATCATAAAgcctatattattatttagttgCAAAATAATCCTCCGAGAAAACTCTTATAATTTATagatgatttatattttatagtattTAGAGTAAGTAAGATTCTTGTGTAAGTGGGGtcaaaaatttagtttattggTTATTGGTTCCagaaaagaagatcaatgatAGAGAGAAGTTGAGGCAAATGCTATTCGTAGACTCGTAGTACATTGTCCAGTTCCTTATTCCCCAAGTAATCATCCTTGTTGCATCAagttggttttatttatttcaatattGTTACTAGGAACCGTTTTGGGCTTTAATGAGACGATGTTGTCTCTAAAGCTTTAAGCATCCTTTAAAGTAAAGTGTGTAGTTTGATTGCAATACCGTAAGTATTATTATGGgttcaagaagaagaggaaacatgGAAATGAAAGATCCATGATATAAAGAACCCAAAAACCATACAAGCTAACACCAAATTCACCACTCTCTGTGGTTGCCATCTGTTCTCCACCACCGTTGCTCCTCCGCCTTCTCCCGCCGCTGTTTCCTCACCGTTTCTCAACTCCCTCTCTTCCATCGTTGACCCAACCATTTCGTTCGCACCGCCGACGTTCCGGGCTACCGATTGGCAAATCTCGCAGGTtctgtttcaaaaaaataCGTTAATTTTGTATAAAGTGAACAAAACTCTCCGGTGCATAATTATgatcaactctttttttgtcgCAGAAAATTACGTGCTTAAATGGCTGAGAATTCTTTAGCAGATTATTTAAGCGCTTTTAgcatcttttgctttttgatGGTAGAACTCATGTAAATAATTTACAGTTCCTAAACTATTAACATAATTACTctgaaaagcaaaaaaataaaaataaaataaatgaaggTATTATAACAGTGAATTTTGAGTGGTTTACctacaatcatttttttaagcTTCACATGTtccaattttacaaaaaaaaaagtttgacaAATTCCTTAAActgaaaattaattattaaagaataagtcaataaaagttttacacacaaaaaaagatctCCGAAGAATCGTAACAAGACTAATTATGATCAAGTTAATCAAAACCCATAACTtgaaaattcaagaaaatatttttttaaaaaagaagtaGTAAAATTACTTGTCGCCTTTGATCTTGAACCAAGTCTCAGCGCATTGTCTATGAGCAACAGCCAAATCGTCTTTACAAGAACACCCTAATTCAATCGCACCTCCACCGCTCGTTTCCACTCCCAAATGACATATCCGACAATCTTTCTCCGGCGGCGCCgtagcatcatcatcatctatcTCCGACGACGAGGGACTCATCACCGACGACACTTTCCTCGACTGATCTCCTTCGTATTCATACGATCCTCCAGTCGTCGAATAGAAGTAAGAGTAGCATGACATCACATCTTCACCGTCTGAATAATATACGCTGACGTCACTTCCGTCCAACGACCTCCGGTGATATCCAAAAGCTCCTCCTTGTTCTAAATCGATGTCAGTCGTCATTATTTTTGCCTAAtgaatgtttctttttgtttacaatgccaaagtatataaataaatatggaaaTGAGAATAGAATTGAAGGGATTTAAGGAAGTAAggttttggtggatttggtgttctttacaaaaaatataataaaaattgagtAACGAAATTGTAGGAGGAGTGAGTGAGTAGTGATGGAGCAGGAATTAATAAGCTAAAAACAGagtgaaagtgaaaaaaaaaaattattattaaggaagaagatattgttctacaagatgaagaataaatttataattaataatgaaaagtATTCTTAGAGATTACACattaaacagagaaagaaagaaaaaaagagagagaacgaGTTTTATTTATCTCAGCTTGTACcgaattttatatcaaaaatttaaagaatttttattCGATGGTACAACGGAAAACCCGATTGAGTCCTCGATTCTTACTAAAACTGGAATCATACAGGGGTATTTATGTCCTTACAatgtatattttcttgttttggatAAACTTTGACTCATTCCCGCCTCCGACCAATTTTAATCACAGccggttttgttttcttatctttgatttttggatGGTACAAAGGCAAAATCTACGGTTTAAAATGGTACGTACTCTCCTGTTTTGAGTCATCTCTTTGTAGGAATTGGTTGTCCAATAAAAGTTATGTAATAGGAAATTCtttgtatgtatataaaacaCCGGTAATCAAACTGTGGAAGGCTTtgttgaaaattgattttataattctgtagaaaagaaaattatatcttTATCTTGAATTGAATAACTTCACCTAGGCATAGGCATAATATCCGGAACCGAATATCCGAACcgaaaaacccaaaaaataaccaaaccaaacccgaATCCGATTTTTAGAATTACCCGAATGGGTCCTCGACCTCACTACCCGAAAAAACCCGAAccgaacccgaaccgaatCTAATACCCGTGAGTATCCGAATACAAAtgtaacataaatatattagttatatatatatttgtaatatcTCAAAcacccaaaattaaaattataaatccgattaaaatagatttttttagtaattcatatacatttggatatatttgggataaaagtaacaaatggtatagttttcttttaggtaatttaagtattttggttacatttggttgtatttatataaaaagtaacaaatatatCTACGGGTAATCGGATATTTCGGGTAGATTTGAGTATATATGAGTAAAAAAACCGAATTCAACCCgaacccaaaaatatattgggtaatttttggttatttttacatttttactaaaataaccGAACcgacccgaacccgaaccAAAACCGAATCGAATTTTTAGAATACCTGAATGGTTCTCAACCTCCTACCCGAATAGACCcgatacccaaaaaaaagactcGATACCCGAACGGATACCCGAATGTCCACTCCTAACTTCACTTATCGTGATTTACCATAACTTCGTTTCTGGTTGAAATAccataaaataattattacttaagtaatctttgaaatatttacttttttttttttgtcaagactttaaaatgtttactCAAATGATTATCCTTTTCACTTCAGTCTTCACCACCCATATTTTCTTGCAACTAGAATCCTTTACCGATAATTAACGTgtttttcaaacaaacaaaaaaattgatcgTATAGTCATAATTTCGTAATTTTCATTATCGCTAGTCTGCAACTTAATGTCGATCTATTTTACGCCAAACACAATTTTGAGAAACAAGATATGGCTATTATGTGTTTACACCATAAGGTCTATAACATCATGTGCATATATATCCAATTTTTTCTATCACTCTCAGATTCTCTTGAATTTTTTGGGTCCTAAATCTCATCCTCAATAAACACTTCATCCACAAGTGGATTTATCACAACCTTATGAATGTCATACCACTAAAATCTTTAATGAATTTAATGGTGTAATATTCTAtcaattcacaaacaaaaaagctgTATTATTTAATGTTAGCAATCCAAGAAAACAGATCTAAAACGtagattaaattttatttttatggcGAAGAAAGATATTTCAAACAAGCAAGGAATATCTATTTATTCTTAAAGCCatacaaattaaaactaaaaagaaatagGAATCTCATTTTCCACGTCAAAatgttgaaagaaagaaacaaaaagggtaaaacgaattttgatggaaaataaaaaacacaacaatttATCAAGTTGGTGGGTCTGGTTCTAATGACAAGACATacctattttttgtttcatttgaatCTTATATTTGGAATTTTCTTCTATCCAAATGacagatatttttttaaaagtataaaattCATTATCTTCCCAAGGGAGGAGATAAAGTGTGTACTAACTCAAATTCATGAGATGAAGCTCTGATGATTTGTTGTTCGTATTCAATATTTTACTAGTATGACTGGATACCTtttaacacacacacaaaaatattgaatacCTTTCACTAAGAATAAgttcatcaaaataaaataaaattaagttcATCATTCTTTATAGAactcaaataattttttcttgaGTGAATTTTCAACCCACaatctaaagaaaaaataagaagtttTCATTGTTATACTTGATGTGATTAGACTCATTGCAAATCATTTTTCAAGTATAAGAggttaaaatattaattaaaacaattattaaatctaaaattccAAAATGTGAAAAATTCTTACATACATTTCATAACTAGGACACATGAGGTTAAGTTAAAATCACCTCGTACGAGTGTTGCTCATATTTTCTGCCCAatttctttcttatctttttgactcgttatgttttgtttcttaataaaCATCGAAAAGGACAAGACAAGTAGTTGCTCTGTCTCAACAGTTTCATGTTCAAAACTGGAAAAGTTGTTTACACAAGACCAGAAACTGGAAGTATTTGAATGATATGTTTTGTTCAACAGAAACATTTGGCTGGTGGCCCAAATTAGGTGGACAGAATAAAAAGTGGAGAAGCTGGACAAGTACGTACTTGGTTTGATTCAGATAAGTTTTGGTGGTAGATCAAATAGAGAGACATGAACTGTAAATTACAAGTTAATTCTACTTTTATCAATAGTCAAGTAGAGAATTGAGCTACAGAACTACTATACTAAGAggaaataattaataatgtatttaaCTTACATTTATAAACTAGTTAAGAGCTAAGCAAAAGGTCTAAGTTATTGTTGATTAGCTCTCAAAATGCATATAAGCGTGGTGGACAACTCGGAGGATCGAATCAGTCAAGTGTGACTCTCTGTCTGCA
It encodes the following:
- a CDS encoding RING/FYVE/PHD zinc finger superfamily protein (RING/FYVE/PHD zinc finger superfamily protein; FUNCTIONS IN: zinc ion binding; EXPRESSED IN: 10 plant structures; EXPRESSED DURING: 6 growth stages; CONTAINS InterPro DOMAIN/s: Zinc finger, C3HC4 RING-type (InterPro:IPR018957), Zinc finger, RING-CH-type (InterPro:IPR011016); BEST Arabidopsis thaliana protein match is: RING/FYVE/PHD zinc finger superfamily protein (TAIR:AT5G05830.1); Has 598 Blast hits to 594 proteins in 47 species: Archae - 0; Bacteria - 0; Metazoa - 45; Fungi - 4; Plants - 538; Viruses - 0; Other Eukaryotes - 11 (source: NCBI BLink).), coding for MTTDIDLEQGGAFGYHRRSLDGSDVSVYYSDGEDVMSCYSYFYSTTGGSYEYEGDQSRKVSSVMSPSSSEIDDDDATAPPEKDCRICHLGVETSGGGAIELGCSCKDDLAVAHRQCAETWFKIKGDKTCEICQSVARNVGGANEMVGSTMEERELRNGEETAAGEGGGATVVENRWQPQRVVNLVLACMVFGFFISWIFHFHVSSSS
- the AtIPCS2 gene encoding Inositol phosphorylceramide synthase 2, producing MTLYIRRESSKLWKRFCSEISTEIGLLAENWKYLLAGLICQYIHGLAAKGVHYIHRPGPTLQDLGFFLLPELGQERSYISETVFTSVFLSFFLWTFHPFILKTKKIYTVLIWCRVLAFLVACQFLRVITFYSTQLPGPNYHCREGSKVSRLPWPKSALEVLEINPHGVMYGCGDLIFSSHMIFTLVFVRTYQKYGTKRFIKLFGWLTAIVQSLLIIASRKHYSVDVVVAWYTVNLVVFCLDKKLPELPDRTAVLLPVISKDRTKEENHKLLNGNGVDPADWRPRAQVNGKIDSNGVHTDNTMNGA